The proteins below are encoded in one region of Helianthus annuus cultivar XRQ/B chromosome 2, HanXRQr2.0-SUNRISE, whole genome shotgun sequence:
- the LOC110926448 gene encoding uncharacterized protein LOC110926448 produces MLIDLQVKVEDVDESDDEEEKEEDLVPQVEFSCTCKRCEDDINEYYRYYYKCIDDSCDFALHKFCAELPETLNHPSHPHPFTLSKTSYNWTCYSCHRHHKAGALRYVCIDHWYRVFDVNCAAEADKRRIYHPSHPHPLVSLRSKPILCQCNACGKEHKGVFFQCTTCTNFAIHNDCAFLPKRLLIQHATNAVFSHTHPLTLSYSFPREEFRAKHYPRCRVCNEYCYVNGDLWIYKCEKCIYYAHLDCATSRRESFMSILSIGGGPTVKNFKDVDYPNLLRLPFPDETCSIPKHLFSKELGPTDYGNHEVSLRHMNHEHELILVDTAGSTGSTSSKINDMIMCHNPMKKIELLCNGCVRPITEMPFYKCRAKQDESCNFALHEWCTRLPTKVDNHPAHPQHPLLLMTNIPNMFNLFRCDVCWLYCNGYAYGCVECEFYVDVTCGFMPERITHESHPNHLLSITEDLPNGRCLMCHLDVSPYILNFSCSFCDVYIHPWCALLLPKTIRHPYDKHPMHISYLPIENHKSEYFCEICEEELDPHRCFYHCDLCSQSVHSDCAPLILQSEAETHSPYGQESVYLFLNMKFGSIHKKTNGHPHPLTFSQGIESDGGCSVCAGRLRYQMILRCSKCEFAVHHDCLEDLNKS; encoded by the exons ATGCTCATTGACTTGCAGGTGAAAGTTGAAGATGTAGACGAatctgatgatgaagaggagaAGGAAGAGGATCTGGTTCCACAGGTTGAGTTTTCGTGTACTTGTAAGCGGTGTGAAGATGATATCAACGAGTATTACAGGTACTACTATAAATGTATAGATGATTCATGTGATTTCGCTCTTCATAAATTCTGTGCAGAGCTCCCAGAAACATTAAACCACCCATCACACCCACATCCTTTTACCCTTAGTAAGACTAGCTACAATTGGACATGCTATAGTTGTCATAGACATCACAAGGCAGGTGCATTACGCTATGTCTGCATTGATCATTGGTACCGGGTGTTTGATGTAAATTGTGCTGCGGAAGCAGACAAAAGGAGGATCTACCACCCTAGCCATCCACACCCACTAGTGTCTCTACGCTCCAAACCCATTTTATGTCAGTGTAATGCTTGCGGGAAGGAACATAAAGGCGTCTTCTTTCAATGTACCACATGTACTAACTTCGCCATACACAACGATTGTGCTTTCCTGCCAAAACGTTTGTTAATCCAACATGCTACAAACGCCGTTTTCAGCCATACCCATCCACTAACCCTTTCTTATTCTTTTCCAAGAGAGGAGTTTAGAGCTAAACATTATCCTAGATGCAGAGTATGTAATGAATATTGTTATGTCAATGGGGATCTTTGGATATACAAATGCGAGAAATGTATATACTATGCCCATCTAGATTGTGCAACATCAAGAAGAGAGTCATTCATGTCCATCTTGTCTATTG GTGGAGGTCCAACCGTTAAAAACTTTAAAGATGTTGACTATCCTAATCTTCTCCGTTTACCATTTCCTGATGAAACCTGTAGCATACCCAAACATTTATTTTCGAAAGAACTTGGGCCGACCGATTATGGTAATCATGAGGTAAGCCTACGACATATGAATCATGAACATGAGTTAATTTTAGTTGACACAGCAGGAAGCACTGGGTCAACCTCCTCAAAGATCAATGATATGATCATGTGTCATAACCCAATGAAAAAGATAGAATTATTATGCAACGGATGTGTGAGACCAATCACGGAGATGCCGTTCTACAAGTGTCGGGCCAAACAAGATGAGAGCTGCAACTTTGCTCTTCATGAATGGTGTACTCGCCTTCCAACAAAAGTAGACAACCACCCAGCTCACCCACAACATCCCCTCCTTCTAATGACAAACATCCCCAATATGTTTAACTTATTTCGTTGCGATGTTTGCTGGTTATATTGCAATGGTTATGCTTATGGTTGTGTCGAATGTGAATTTTATGTTGATGTTACCTGTGGGTTTATGCCTGAAAGAATCACACATGAATCTCACCCAAATCATCTTCTTTCAATTACGGAGGATCTGCCCAATGGAAGATGTCTTATGTGTCACTTAGATGTTTCACCATATATACTGAATTTCAGTTGCAGCTTTTGTGATGTGTATATACATCCGTGGTGTGCTTTGTTATTGCCTAAGACAATTAGGCACCCTTATGACAAACATCCAATGCACATCAGTTACCTCCCAATTGAGAATCACAAGAGTGAATATTTTTGTGAAATTTGTGAGGAAGAATTGGATCCTCATCGTTGTTTCTATCATTGTGATCTGTGTAGCCAATCAGTGCATTCTGATTGTGCTCCTTTAATACTTCAGTCTGAAGCAGAAACCCATTCCCCATATGGACAAGAAAGTGTCTATTTGTTTTTAAATATGAAGTTTGGGAGCATACATAAGAAGACTAATGGTCACCCACATCCTCTAACATTTTCCCAAGGGATTGAGAGTGATGGTGGATGCAGTGTGTGTGCTGGGAGATTGCGGTACCAGATGATACTTAGGTGTTCCAAGTGTGAGTTTGCAGTTCATCACGATTGTTTGGAAGACTTGAACAAGTCATGA